A stretch of Cicer arietinum cultivar CDC Frontier isolate Library 1 chromosome 5, Cicar.CDCFrontier_v2.0, whole genome shotgun sequence DNA encodes these proteins:
- the LOC101502225 gene encoding disease resistance protein RPM1-like — protein MAETAVLFALGEVFQFLKEETNLLSGVHRDFLDIKDELEIIQVFLKDADRRAADEAENNDGIRTWVKHMRVASFRIEDVIDEYLLLMHGVNPPGCGALVYKFASSIKTLIPRHRIASEIKDIKLSIRGIRKRSERYNFQISHEPGPSSSNSTRETENGRWCDPRMSSLFIEETKIVGFEGPREELFGWLLEGAAERTVISVVGMGGLGKTTLAKLVFDSPKVTAHFDCRACITVSQSYTVRGLLINMMEQFCREIEDPLLQMLQKLDDKSLITEVRKYLQHKRYLIFFDDVWKEDFSDQVELAMPNNDEGSRIIITTRMMHVAEFFKKSFLVHVHNLQLLSPNKAWKLFCKKAFRFELDGHCPPELEAVSTEIVQKCKQLPLAIVAIGGLLSTKSKTLFEWQKVNQNMSLELGRNAHLTSITKILSLSYDDLPYYLKPCILYFGIYPEDYSINHKRLTRQWIAEGFVKSDGRRTLEQIAEEYLSELIYRSLVQVSKLGFEGRVKTCHVHDLLRVVIIRKMKHLSFCHFVHEDDESVVTGITRRLSTATSSNNVLKSKNNSYFRAIHVFEKGGLSDSFMAKLCAKSRILKVLEMQGTSLNHIPNNLGNLDHLRYINLSNTKVKALPKSVGELQNLETLDLRETLVHEIPREINKLTKLRHLLAFNRNYEEKYSILGFTTGVLMEKGIKNLTSLQNICYVEVDHGGVDLIEEMKMLRQLRKLGLRHVKREHGNALCAAVVEMQHLESLNITAIVEDEIIDLNFVSSPPKIRRLHLKARLEKLPDWIPKLECLVKIRLGLSKLKHDPMQSLKNLPNLLKLSLWDNAYDGENLHFQNGGFQKLRELILSHLNRVNSILIEKGALLSLEYFKMEKIPQLKEVPSGIKLLDKLKVIDLVDMPDEFVKSIDPDEGHNHWIIKHVPLVFIHRWLGPKFYDYEIRTINSSSNET, from the coding sequence ATGGCAGAAACAGCCGTATTGTTTGCTCTGGGGGAAGTGTTCCAATTCctaaaagaagaaacaaatcTGCTGAGTGGTGTACACAGGGATTTTTTAGACATCAAAGATGAACTAGAAATCATTCAAGTCTTCCTCAAAGATGCGGACAGAAGGGCTGCAGATGAAGCAGAGAACAATGATGGAATAAGAACTTGGGTGAAGCATATGAGAGTAGCATCATTTCGCATTGAAGATGTCATTGATGAATACCTTTTGCTGATGCATGGAGTCAATCCTCCTGGATGTGGAGCTTTAGTCTACAAGTTTGCAAGCTCAATCAAAACTTTGATTCCCCGTCATCGGATAGCATCTGAGATAAAGGACATTAAGTTGTCAATTCGTGGAATCAGAAAAAGAAGTGAGAGGTATAACTTTCAAATTTCCCATGAACCAGGACCATCAAGCAGCAACAGCACCAGAGAAACAGAAAATGGAAGATGGTGCGATCCTCGAATGTCTTCCCTTTTCattgaagaaacaaaaatagtaGGATTTGAAGGCCCAAGAGAAGAACTGTTTGGTTGGTTATTGGAGGGTGCAGCTGAGCGCACAGTGATTTCAGTGGTAGGAATGGGGGGTCTAGGAAAAACCACTCTTGCAAAGCTAGTTTTCGACAGTCCAAAGGTAACAGCACACTTTGATTGTCGTGCTTGCATAACAGTTTCTCAATCATACACGGTGAGGGGGTTACTGATAAACATGATGGAGCAATTTTGTCGGGAAATTGAAGATCCTCTTCTGCAGATGTTACAAAAATTGGATGACAAGTCACTAATTACAGAAGTGAGGAAATACCTGCAACATAAGAGGTATTTGATATTCTTTGATGATGTATGGAAAGAAGATTTTTCCGACCAGGTTGAACTTGCCATGCCTAATAACGACGAAGGTAGTAGGATCATAATCACCACTAGAATGATGCATGTTGCAGAATTTTTCAAGAAATCCTTTCTAGTTCATGTTCACAACCTGCAACTTTTGAGTCCAAACAAAGCATGGAAACTCTTCTGCAAGAAAGCATTCAGATTTGAGCTTGATGGACATTGTCCACCAGAGCTTGAGGCTGTGTCAACAGaaattgttcaaaaatgtaAGCAGTTACCTTTGGCAATTGTAGCCATTGGTGGTCTGCTTTCAACAAAATCTAAAACATTGTTTGAATGGCAAAAGGTGAATCAAAATATGAGCCTGGAGTTGGGACGTAATGCTCATTTAACAAGTATAACAAAGATTTTATCTCTTAGTTATGATGACCTGCCATACTACTTGAAGCCGTGCATTTTATATTTTGGCATATATCCAGAGGACTACTCTATTAATCATAAGAGATTAACTCGACAATGGATAGCTGAAGGGTTTGTTAAATCTGATGGGAGAAGAACTTTGGAGCAAATTGCAGAGGAGTACTTGTCTGAATTGATTTACAGAAGTCTAGTCCAGGTCTCAAAGCTTGGTTTTGAGGGGAGAGTAAAAACATGTCATGTCCATGATTTATTGCGGGTAGTTATCATTAGAAAAATGAAGCATTTAAGTTTCTGTCATTTTGTGCATGAAGATGATGAATCAGTTGTCACTGGAATAACTAGACGTCTATCTACAGCCACTAGTTCCAACAATGTGTTGAAGAGcaagaacaattcatattttcgtGCTATTCATGTTTTCGAAAAAGGTGGATTGTCAGATTCTTTCATGGCTAAATTGTGTGCAAAGTCTAGGATTTTGAAGGTACTTGAGATGCAAGGTACATCGTTGAATCATATTCCTAATAATTTGGGGAATCTTGATCACTTAAGGTACATAAACCTAAGCAATACAAAAGTAAAGGCTCTTCCTAAATCTGTAGGTGAGCTACAGAACTTAGAGACATTGGATTTAAGAGAAACACTTGTGCATGAGATACCAAGAGAAATAAACAAGCTGACAAAGTTACGGCATCTTCTTGCTTTCAACCGTAACTATGAAGAAAAATATTCTATTTTGGGCTTTACAACTGGTGTGCTGATGGAAAAAGGTATTAAGAACTTGACTTCCCtacaaaatatttgttatgtggAGGTAGATCATGGGGGAGTAGATCTCATTGAAGAGATGAAAATGTTAAGGCAGTTAAGGAAGCTCGGTTTAAGGCATGTAAAAAGAGAACATGGGAATGCCTTATGTGCTGCAGTAGTAGAGATGCAACACCTTGAATCACTTAATATCACTGCAATAGTAGAAGATGAAATTATTGATTTGAACTTCGTGTCGTCTCCACCAAAAATTCGGCGGCTTCATTTGAAAGCTAGACTAGAGAAGTTGCCTGATTGGATTCCAAAACTTGAGTGTCTTGTTAAGATAAGGTTGGGTTTATCCAAGCTGAAACATGATCCAATGCAATCACTGAAAAACTTGCCAAATCTGCTGAAGCTCTCTTTGTGGGACAATGCCTATGATGGTGAAAATTTGCATTTTCAAAATGGAGGATTTCAAAAATTGAGAGAACTGATTCTCAGTCACTTGAATAGAGTAAATTCTATCCTTATAGAGAAAGGAGCTTTGCTCTctcttgaatattttaaaatggaaaagATCCCTCAACTGAAGGAGGTACCCTCTGGCATCAAACTCTTGGATAAGCTCAAAGTCATTGACTTAGTTGATATGCCAGACGAATTTGTTAAGAGCATTGATCCAGATGAAGGACACAACCACTGGATTATCAAGCATGTTCCTCTCGTGTTCATTCATCGCTGGCTTGGACCAAAATTTTATGATTATGAGATTCGCACAATTAACTCATCTTCCAATGAGACATGA